In one Hypomesus transpacificus isolate Combined female chromosome 18, fHypTra1, whole genome shotgun sequence genomic region, the following are encoded:
- the plch2a gene encoding 1-phosphatidylinositol 4,5-bisphosphate phosphodiesterase eta-2a isoform X2: protein MLKYYTFQDTSCPSFNINTPFRFNITATLSKFRRRYNKFDVHLFSTYCFSKWPGKSAWNKSLSERAGHVEKCMSSMQTGTQMVKLRGGSKGLVRFFYLDEHKSCIRWRPSRKNEKAKISIDSIREVCEGKQSEIFQRYSEGSFDPNCCFSLYYGEHMESLDLVSSTGEEARTWITGLKYLMAGISDEDSLAKRQRTRDQWLKQTFTEADKNGDGSLSISEVLQLLHKLNVNLPRQRVKQMFKEADTDDNQGTLDFEEFCSFYKMMSTRRDLYLLMLTYSSHKDHLDTSDLARFLELEQKMTKVTKDHCLEIVNKFEPCSENQKQGVLGIDGFTNYMRSPAGDIFNPEHYEVNQDMTQPLWSYFIASSHNTYLMGDQLMSQSRVDMYAWVLQAGCRCVEVDCWDGQDGEPIVHHGYTLTSKILFKDVIETINKYAFVKNEFPVILSIENHCSVPQQKKMAQCLVEVLGDKLDLSSIKADESGRLPSPHSLRGKILVKGKKLPSNIDEDAEEGDVSDEDSADEMEDDCKLMNGDTSVNRKQVENLAKKKLDNLMKESKIRDREDPDSFTIAALPPSGNAPDKGSLKDKGEDGTDTGDEANPSTNKRLGRSFMGSFSKRKKKTKLKKTSSFEDTDTDQESTSSNSKAPLHHSRKKKTMKLSRALSDLVKYTKSVGVCDIETQASCSWQVSSLSETKAHQIMQQKPAGLTHFNQRQLSRIYPSSYRVDSSNFNPQPFWNAGCHLVALNYQSEGRVLQLNRAKFYSNGNCGYMLKPACMCEGTFNPMMEDPLPGQMKKQLVLKIISGQQLPKPKDSMMGDRGEIIDPFVEVEIIGLPVDCCKEQTRVVDDNGFNPMWEETLVFTLHMAELALVRFLVWDHDPIGQDFIGQRTLAFNSMLPGYRHVYLEGMEEASVFVHIAVNDITGKAKVASGIKGLFHRSPKQSSLDSHAVAQHSRKHPFGVHLLRRTASAPTKGQPKVKKGFPEIAIDTKDYSSEGANEDRESEERDATSSQPPPPNHSEASSTACGQHQGPGPWDHSTNGAFHPEEGKDHSTVQRPLPPLPLLTPITEEASDGRFTRSAPSLADHTSSHCRSPPSTAITSVPNHQGESPVNERGNNSRPPFLHRASSAPGTPLPSCEAPDSKPPTSHSNKDPWVSNGTVPHQEQCLQVDAPHADQNTECKMEPSSAVPSTKHSLVPNPPKVQALRALFGPPSSNTPFRRTKSEGHVRVAPGTGQCQSTVPEVCTDATLNDRLWSKLEPGSHRDSVSSSSSISSNDTVIDLSLPNLARKSLTCLSSAGGGPSGSGTSSPWANHPHSVITSYATPRVSKSKSNPNLRQGELEDELQPRPLGTPREAPTESPNRLTQRRHTWSRLYMEGLKQSSSTTSTAKRPSVPPTAASSSVDTGASMSKSLGDLTSDDIACNFDSKYRSISRSFIVRPSRDQLRRGSPQKPRPPGDLTEQLRMLTDVEPLTARDFSPLPQEAEEAPLRRMSSRSQSRVRYIANRAKQAQERQRLQRLAQATAGAGSVSGSPIEERGNPEGACCVARSPCAGLDLLSQLTPPGPPSRQSQTDPNHNNNEVFFRLKL from the exons TGGAGAAATGCATGAGTTCCATGCAGACAGGGACCCAGATGGTGAAGCTCCGCGGTGGCTCCAAGGGGCTGGTGCGCTTCTTCTACCTGGACGAACACAAGTCCTGCATCCGCTGGCGGCCATCCCGCAAGAACGAGAAGGCCAAGA TCTCCATCGACTCCATCCGGGAGGTGTGTGAGGGCAAGCAGTCGGAGATCTTCCAGCGCTACTCCGAGGGCAGCTTCGACCCCAACTGCTGCTTCAGCCTGTACTACGGCGAGCACATGGAGTCCCTGGACCTGGTGTCCAGCACGGGGGAGGAGGCCCGCACCTGGATCACCGGCCTCAAGTACCTGATGGCGGGCATCAGCGACGAGGACAGTTTGGCCAAGAGGCAGCGCACACGCGACCA GTGGCTGAAGCAGACGTTCACGGAGGCGGATAAGAACGGCGACGGCAGCCTCAGCATCAGCGAGGTgctgcagctcctccacaagCTCAATGTCAACCTGCCCCGGCAGAGGGTCAAGCAGATGTTCAAG GAGGCAGACACTGATGACAACCAGGGCACACTGGACTTTGAGGAGTTCTGCTCCTTCTACAAGATGATGTCCACACGGAGGGACCTGTACCTGCTCATGCTCACCTACAGCAGCCACAAAGACCACCTGGACACCTCCGACCTGGCCCGCTTCCTGGAGCTGGAGCAGAAG ATGACCAAGGTGACCAAAGACCATTGTCTTGAGATTGTGAACAAATTTGAGCCTTGCTCTGAGAACCAGAAGCAGGGGGTTCTGGGTATTGATG GTTTCACCAACTACATGCGCAGTCCTGCTGGGGACATCTTCAACCCAGAACACTACGAGGTGAACCAGGACATGACTCAGCCTCTGTGGAGCTACTTCATCGCTTCCTCCCACAACACCTACCTGATGGGAGACCAGCTCATGTCCCAGTCCAGGGTGGACATGTACGCCTGGGTGCTGCAGGCCGGCTGCCGCTGCGTGGAAG TGGACTGCTGGGATGGACAGGATGGAGAGCCTATCGTTCACCACGGCTACACCCTCACCTCCAAGATTTTGTTTAAGGACGTTATTGAGACCATCAACAAGTACGCCTTCGTGAAAAACGA GTTCCCAGTCATCCTCTCCATAGAGAACCACTGCAGTGTTCCACAGCAGAAGAAGATGGCCCAGTGCCTGGTGGAGGTTCTGGGGGACAAGCTGGACCTTTCCAGCATCAAGGCAGACGAGTCTGGCCGTCTGCCCTCCCCCCACAGCCTCAGGGGCAAGATCCTGGTCAAG GGGAAGAAGCTCCCTTCCAACATCGACGAGGACGCCGAGGAGGGCGACGTGTCGGACGAGGACAGCGCAGACGAGATGGAGGACGACTGTAAACTGATGAATGGAGAT ACATCAGTCAACAGGAAGCAGGTGGAGAACCTGGCCAAGAAGAAGCTGGACAACCTGATGAAGGAGTCTAAGATCCGAGACAGGGAAGACCCTGACAGCTTCACCATAgctgccctgcccccctcagGGAACGCCCCTGACAAGGGATCCCTGAAG GACAAAGGTGAGGACGGCACCGACACAGGAGACGAGGCCAACCCCAGCACCAACAAGCGTCTGGGCAGGTCCTTCATGGGCAGCTTCTCCAAACGCAAG AAAAAGACCAAGCTCAAGAAGACGTCCAGCTTTGAGGACACCGACACAGACCAGGAGAGCACCAGCAGTAATTCCAAAGCCCCTCTCCACCACAGCAG gaagaagaagaccaTGAAGCTGTCCAGGGCCCTCTCAGACCTGGTCAAGTACACCAAGTCAGTGGGGGTTTGTGACATCGAGACACAAG CCAGCTGCAGTTGGCAGGTGTCGTCCCTCAGTGAGACCAAGGCCCACCAGATCATGCAGCAGAAACCGGCTGGCTTGACCCACTTCAACCAGCGCCAGCTCTCCCGAATCTACCCCTCCTCCTACCGTGTGGACTCATCCAACTTCAACCCCCAGCCCTTCTGGAACGCCGGGTGCCACCTGG tTGCGTTGAACTACCAGTCTGAGGGGCGCGTTCTCCAGCTGAACCGAGCCAAGTTCTACAGCAACGGAAACTGTGGCTACATGCTCAAGCCTGCGTGCATGTGTGAAG GTACCTTTAACCCTATGATGGAGGACCCACTGCCAGGCCAGATGAAGAAACAGCTGGTGCTGAAGATCATCAGTGGTCAGCAGTTGCCCAAACCCAAAGACTCCATGatgggagacaggggagag ATCATCGACCCCTTTGTTGAGGTGGAGATCATTGGTCTGCCAGTGGACTGCTGCAAGGAGCAGACGAGGGTGGTGGACGACAATG GGTTTAACCCTATGTGGGAGGAGACGCTGGTCTTCACCCTCCACATGGCAGAGCTGGCCCTGGTCCGCTTTCTTGTGTGGGACCACGACCCCATTGGCCAGGACTTTATCGGCCAGCGCACCCTCGCCTTCAACAGCATGTTACCAG GTTACCGTCATGTATATCTGGAAGGTATGGAGGAGGCTTCCGTCTTTGTTCACATCGCTGTGAATGACATCACGGGTAAG GCCAAGGTGGCCAGCGGCATAAAAGGGCTGTTTCACAGAAGCCCAAAGCAGTCTTCCCTAGACAGCCATGCTGTTGCACAGCACAGCCGTAAGCACCCATTTGGTGTCCACCTCCTTCGACGCACTGCCAGCGCCCCCACCAAGGGACAGCCCAAGGTCAAGAAGGGCTTCCCGGAGATCGCCATCGACACCAAAGACTACAGTTCAGAGGGCGCCAACGAGGACCGGGAGTCCGAGGAGCGGGACGccacctcctcccagcccccgcCGCCCAATCACAGCGAGGCGTCCAGCACAGCGTGTGGCCAGCACCAAGGCCCGGGCCCCTGGGACCACAGCACCAATGGGGCCTTCCACCCTGAGGAGGGCAAAG ACCATTCCACCGTGCAGAGACCACTCCCTCCCCTTCCACTGCTCACACCAATCACCGAGGAGGCATCTGATGGACGCTTCACTCGCTCTGCCCCCTCTCTAGCAGACCACACGTCATCCCACTGTCGCTCCCCACCATCCACAGCAATAACCAGTGTTCCaaaccaccagggagagagtcCTGTCAACGAGAGGGGGAACAACAGCAGGCCCCCTTTCCTTCACAGGGCCTCCTCAGCCCCTGGAACTCCACTCCCTTCATGCGAGGCACCAGACTCGAAACCACCCACCTCCCATTCCAATAAAGACCCTTGGGTCAGCAACGGCACTGTGCCCCACCAGGAGCAATGCCTTCAAGTTGACGCACCACATGCTGACCAAAATACTGAGTGTAAGATGGAGCCGTCCTCTGCTGTCCCTTCCACTAAACACTCTTTAGTCCCCAACCCTCCCAAAGTCCAGGCCTTGAGAGCACTGTTTGGCCCCCCTTCCTCAAATACGCCCTTCCGTAGGACCAAAAGTGAGGGACATGTGCGAGTGGCGCCAGGGACAGGGCAGTGCCAGTCAACAGTGCCGGAAGTGTGCACTGATGCCACCCTGAACGACCGACTTTGGAGCAAGCTAGAGCCAGGCAGCCATCGAGACAGTGTGTCGTCCTCGTCCAGCATCTCCTCCAATGACACAGTGATCGATCTGTCCCTCCCCAACCTGGCCAGGAAGAGCCTCACCTGTTTGAGCAGCGCTGGGGGCGGACCCTCAGGCAGTGGGACCAGCTCACCCTGGGCCAACCACCCTCACTCAGTCATCACCTCATATGCCACCCCACGGGTCAGCAAATCAAAGTCCAACCCCAACCTCCGGCAAGGGGAACTGGAGGACGAGCTCCAGCCCCGACCCCTAGGAACACCCAGAGAGGCCCCGACAGAGTCCCCCAACAGACTCACCCAGAGGAGGCACACCTGGAGCAGGCTCTACATGGAGGGGCTGAAGCAGtcgtcctccaccacctccacagcCAAGAGGCCCTCTGTGCCTCCCACTGCGGCCAGCAGCTCCGTCGACACTGGGGCTTCCATGTCCAAGAGCCTAGGAGACTTGACCTCGGATGACATCGCTTGCAACTTTGACAGCAAATACCGTAGCATCAGCCGTAGCTTCATCGTCAGGCCCTCCAGGGACCAGCTCCGGAGAGGGAGTCCCCAGAAGCCCAGGCCCCCCGGCGACCTGACGGAGCAGCTGCGGATGCTGACTGATGTGGAGCCCTTGACGGCTCGCGACTTTTCGCCACTGCcccaggaggcggaggaggcccCCCTGAGGAGGATGTCGTCCCGGAGCCAGAGCAGGGTGCGCTACATCGCCAACAGGGCCAAGCAGGctcaggagaggcagaggctCCAGAGACTGGCCCAGGCCACAGCTGGTGCTGGCAGCGTCAGTGGCAGCCCCATCGAGGAACGGGGCAACCCTGAGGGGGCATGCTGTGTTGCCAGGAGCCCCTGTGCTGGTCTGGACCTGCTGAGCCAGCTTacccccccagggccccccagCAGACAGTCCCAAACTGACCCCAACCACAACAATAACGAAGTCTTTTTTAGGCTTAAGCTCTGA